DNA sequence from the Halorussus sp. MSC15.2 genome:
CAGACTGCTGGCCCGATTGGCCGGACTGCTGGCCGGACTGGCCTTTCTGTTGACTGGATGCGCTCTGGTGCTTGGTTCCCTGTTTGCTCGATTCTCCGGACTTGGCTTTCGTTTCCTCGACCGATTCGACGCGTTTGAACGCCGGTTTCTCGAGATTTAGTTCGATTATTGACATAGTAAGTCTCCTCTGGTCGGCCGGTACCGCGCCGCCCGACTCTCGATTCGAATAACGGCTGGAAGATACTTTGTTATGCTGGCTCTGATACGGGCGTAGGGGGCGGTTACCCCTCGCGCCGGAGGCGGGTGAGCACGAACTCGCGGTCGAGTTTCGCGAGGAACGGCCCCAGTTTCGGACCCTCCTCGTCGTCGAAGAACAGGCGGTACCCGACCGAGAAGAACTCTCCGACCGGGATGTCGTGGCGCTTGGCCGTCTCGTAGATTTCGCCCTGAATCTCGTCGGGGTCGTCGTGGGTCGCCACGAACTCCGCGAGTTCATCCAGCGCGGTCTCGGTGGCCGAGTCGAGGTCGACGTCGGGCATCTCGCTTCGCTTGAGTTCGTAGTCGAACTCGTTGCTCGTGCGGCGCGCCCACTCGCGGGCGTTCGAGACGCGCGAGAGGGCGAACTCCGTGACCCACTCGGGCGCGTCCTCGGGAACGTGACCCTCTCGACGGGCGATTTCCTCCCGGAGGTCGGGGTCGTCGGTCATCCCGAGGACGGCCGCGAAGGTGTAGGGCAGTCGGACGCGGTCAGCGAACGGACCGTCCACGAGTTCGTTCGCCTGCGCGCGCCGGATGGAATCGACCACGGCGACGCTCCCGCGCTCGGGGTTGGAGACGGGGTCGCCGTCCTCGTCGAAGCGGGCGGCCACGGTCGGCCGAATCGTCGGCGAATAGGCGGCGTCCGCGATTTCCTCGGCCTTCTCGTCGGCGTCGGTCCGCTCCTCGCTCTCGGTCTCAGTCTCGCGGTAGTAGTTGCGCTCGAACTCGTCGAACTCGTCCACGAGGTGGTCCAGATGTTCGACGTTGAAGTCCCGGGCCTTGCTCGGGTCCTTGGTGAAGAAGTACCGGAGGACTTCCGGTTCGAGCATCTCCAAGGTGTCCTGCACCATGATGACGTGGCCGGACGACGACGAGAAGGGTTCGCCGTTGAGCGTGAACCACTCGTAGGCCATCGGCACCGGCGGTTCGTTCCCGAAGACGTTCCGGGCCACGTCCGACCCGCTGGGCCACGACCCCTCGGCGTGGTCCTTGCCGAACGGTTCGTGGTCCACGCCGAGGACCTGCCACTGGCCGGGCCACTCGAAGCGCCACGGGAGTTTGCCCTCGCGGAAGGTAGCGGTGCCCTCGTGACCGCACCCCTCGATGGTCTGGTCGCCCGCCTCCATGTCGGTGCAGACGTACTCGACGGTGCCCGAGTCGAGGTCGATATCGGTGACGGTCTCGGTAATCTTGCCGCAGTCCTCGCAGATGGGGTTGAACGGGACGTACTCCTCGTCCACCTTGTCCTGATAGTGCGACAGGACCTCGCGGGCCTGCTCGCGGTGTTCGAGGACGTGGCGGGTCACGTCCTCGAACTCGCCGGACTCGTAGAGTTCGGTGTTCGAGACCATCTCGACCGGGATGCCCAGCAGTTCGGCGCTCCGCTCGATGAGATTCGAGAAGTGCTCGCCGTAGGAGTCACAGCAGCCGAAGGGGTCGGGGATGTCGGTGTAGGGCTTGCCCAGATTCCGGCCCAAGGCTCCGGCGTTCACGTCGCCCAACTCCACGACGTTCCCGTCGAGGTCCGCGAGCTTTCTGGGGAGTTTGCGCAGGGGGTCGCGGTCGTCGGCGGTGAACACCTGTCGGACCTCGTGACCGCGTTCCCGCAGGGCCTCGGCGACGAAGTAGCCGCGCACGATTTCGTTCATGTTGCCGAGGTGCGGGACGCCCGACGGCGAGATGCCGCCCTTGATTACGATGGGGTCGTCGGGGTCGCGCGCCAGAATCTGGTCGGCGACCGACTCGGCCCAGAACGGGTGCGACTGGGAACCCTGAAGCACGTACGGGTCGTCGTCGGGGTGCATCTCCCGAGCGGTCGGGTCGTCGGAGTCGTCGCTGGCTGGTTCGTCGCTCATCGCTCGTCTCGCGCCCAGTAGGTCATCTGGTCGTCCGCGCCCTCCGGCACGATGTCGGTACCGTCGTGTTCGCCGTACCGGACCGCGTCGGCGATGCGCTCGGGTTCGGTGCCGTCGAGGACGATGGTGCGCACGCCCGACCGCTCGATGAGTTTCGCCGCCAGCAGGTCGACCGGCGCGGAACTCCCGGCGTTCATCTCCAGTCCCGCGATGACGTCCACGAGTTCCCCGGCGTTGAGTTCGTCGTACTTCTTGGCGTCGGGGTCCTCGTTGGGGTCGTCGCTGAACACGCCGGGGACGCTGGTCGCGTAGACCAGCAGGTCGGCGTTGGTGTACTCCGCGAGCGCCGCGCTCACGGCGTCGGTGGTCTGACCGGGCGTCACGCCGCCCATCACCGCGATGTCGCCGCGGTGCATCGCCGCGCCCGCCGACTCGTAGTCCTCGGGCGGACTCGGCGCGGCCTGCTCGGACAGCGCCGCGATGAGCAGGCGCGCGTTGAGTCGCGTCACGTCGATGCCGATGTCGTCGAGTTCTATCTCGTTCGCGCCTAGGTCGCGCGCGCTGGCGATGTACTCCCGGGCGACGCCGCCGCCACCGACGACTGTTCCGACTGTGCAGCCTTCGGCGGCGAGGTCCTCGATTACGTCGGCGTGGTCGCGGACGCGCTCGGAACCGAGGTCGGGCGCGAGTACGCTCCCGCCGATGGAGACGACTACTTTCATTCTGTGGCCGAGTAGCCCGGTCGCGGCCTTAAGGATTGCCAACTGTCGAAGGCAACGAACCGATTTTCGTCGCCGACGTTCGCGCCACCGCCGTCCTCTCTGTGACGCGTCCAGACTCCACGGGACCCCGAGCGACGTCCCTCGAAACTGCTCGCCGGGTCGGGGTCACCGAAGGCTACAAGCGCACCCCGGTCCAAAATCGCCCCATGCACGTACTGAGCCTCGTCGGTCCCGACGCGGCGGCGCGGGCGGTCGCCGACCGACTGGCGAGTCGCCTCGGCGAGGACGGCAGCGTCGCGGAGGTCCACCGGACCGAGACCGACGTCGAACAGCACGACGGACCCTCTGGGGCGAAATTCGAGTTCACGGCCGGAAGTTGGTCGGCGACGGGCCGCGACCGGTCGCTGTCGGACCTGCTCGCCGACCTCGCGCCCGACTACGACTACGCGCTGCTCGTCGGATTCCCCGAGGCCGACGTACCGCAGGTCCGTATCGGCGACGCCGCCGGCACGGACTCCGACACCCCGGCAGAGGTCCTGTTCGAAGCCGCCAGTGCGGCCGACGTGGACCCCGAGGAGGTCCGGACTGCGCTCGCCGGGACCGAACCGTACGAAACGCTCGAATCGCTGGTCGCCGAGGTCAAGCGCTCGGAGGATGCACCCTACTCGGGTGCCATCGCGACCTTCACCGGTCGGGTCCGGGCGAAGGAGGAGGACGACGACACGCCCACCGAGTTCCTCGAGTTCGAGAAGTACGAAGGCGTCGCCGAGGACCGTATGGACGCTATCAGCGCCGAACTGGAGGAGCGCGACGGCGTCTACGAGGTGTTGATGCACCACCGCACGGGCGTCATCGAGTACGGCGAGGACATCGTGTTCGTCGTGGTGCTGGCCGGCCACCGCGAGGAGGCGTTCCGTACCGTCGAGGACGGTATCGACCGGCTCAAAGACGAGGTTCCCATCTTCAAGAAGGAGTCTACGACCGACGAACAGTTCTGGGTTCACGAGCGCCAGTAACGTTTTTCACGTTTCGTCCGTCGGTTCCAGCGCGTTCCACGAGCGTGAACTACCGATTCGGCGACACCCGTCGCAGTTCGTATCGACATTTTCCCCACCTGTGTCAGTCGATTACACGGGTTTCAGAGTCCTGGGTGGAAAGGGAGAAACAAAATCTTAGATACCGTTTTAAACGATAAAGCGCCCTGAAAAAACGTCGTAAAAAGTCGTTTTTACCCCATTTTCCCGGTTCGTGTCGTCTCCGTTATCCAAATCCG
Encoded proteins:
- the lysS gene encoding lysine--tRNA ligase, encoding MSDEPASDDSDDPTAREMHPDDDPYVLQGSQSHPFWAESVADQILARDPDDPIVIKGGISPSGVPHLGNMNEIVRGYFVAEALRERGHEVRQVFTADDRDPLRKLPRKLADLDGNVVELGDVNAGALGRNLGKPYTDIPDPFGCCDSYGEHFSNLIERSAELLGIPVEMVSNTELYESGEFEDVTRHVLEHREQAREVLSHYQDKVDEEYVPFNPICEDCGKITETVTDIDLDSGTVEYVCTDMEAGDQTIEGCGHEGTATFREGKLPWRFEWPGQWQVLGVDHEPFGKDHAEGSWPSGSDVARNVFGNEPPVPMAYEWFTLNGEPFSSSSGHVIMVQDTLEMLEPEVLRYFFTKDPSKARDFNVEHLDHLVDEFDEFERNYYRETETESEERTDADEKAEEIADAAYSPTIRPTVAARFDEDGDPVSNPERGSVAVVDSIRRAQANELVDGPFADRVRLPYTFAAVLGMTDDPDLREEIARREGHVPEDAPEWVTEFALSRVSNAREWARRTSNEFDYELKRSEMPDVDLDSATETALDELAEFVATHDDPDEIQGEIYETAKRHDIPVGEFFSVGYRLFFDDEEGPKLGPFLAKLDREFVLTRLRREG
- the pyrH gene encoding UMP kinase, which gives rise to MKVVVSIGGSVLAPDLGSERVRDHADVIEDLAAEGCTVGTVVGGGGVAREYIASARDLGANEIELDDIGIDVTRLNARLLIAALSEQAAPSPPEDYESAGAAMHRGDIAVMGGVTPGQTTDAVSAALAEYTNADLLVYATSVPGVFSDDPNEDPDAKKYDELNAGELVDVIAGLEMNAGSSAPVDLLAAKLIERSGVRTIVLDGTEPERIADAVRYGEHDGTDIVPEGADDQMTYWARDER
- a CDS encoding molybdopterin synthase; translated protein: MHVLSLVGPDAAARAVADRLASRLGEDGSVAEVHRTETDVEQHDGPSGAKFEFTAGSWSATGRDRSLSDLLADLAPDYDYALLVGFPEADVPQVRIGDAAGTDSDTPAEVLFEAASAADVDPEEVRTALAGTEPYETLESLVAEVKRSEDAPYSGAIATFTGRVRAKEEDDDTPTEFLEFEKYEGVAEDRMDAISAELEERDGVYEVLMHHRTGVIEYGEDIVFVVVLAGHREEAFRTVEDGIDRLKDEVPIFKKESTTDEQFWVHERQ